The Mixta hanseatica genome includes a region encoding these proteins:
- the acs gene encoding acetate--CoA ligase → MSQIIKHPVPASIAENTLINAEQYQAMYQQSVQDPDAFWGEQGKILDWIKPYSKIKNTSFAPGNISIRWYEDGTLNLAANCLDRHLHERGDHPAIIWEGDDASESKTLTYRDLHREVCRFSNVLKELEIKKGDVVAIYMPMVPEAAIAMLACARIGAVHSVIFGGFSPEAVAGRIIDSSAKLVITADEGIRAGRTIPLKKNVDDALKNPGVTTINHVVVLKRTGNEINWQNGRDRWWHEQMNSACAHHQPEEMNAEDPLFILYTSGSTGKPKGVLHTTGGYLVYAATTFKYVFDHHPGDVYWCTADVGWITGHSYLVYGPLACGATTLMFEGVPNWPQPSRMAEVIDKHKVTLLYTAPTAIRALMAEGDKAITGTSRASLRIMGSVGEPINPEAWEWYYKKIGDSRCPIVDTWWQTETGGFMITPLPGATELKPGSATRPFFGVQPALVDNEGHSQEGACEGNLVIVDSWPGQARTLFGDHERFEQTYFSTFKNMYFSGDGARRDEDGYYWITGRVDDVLNVSGHRLGTAEIESALVSHAKIAEAAVVGIPHSIKGQAIYAYITLNHGEEPSPELYTEVRNWVRKEIGPIATPDVLHWTDSLPKTRSGKIMRRILRKIATGDTSNLGDTSTLADPGVVEKLLEEKQGITMP, encoded by the coding sequence ATGAGCCAAATAATTAAGCATCCCGTTCCCGCCAGTATTGCGGAAAATACCCTGATTAATGCAGAACAGTACCAGGCAATGTACCAGCAATCGGTACAGGACCCCGATGCGTTCTGGGGCGAGCAGGGCAAGATACTGGACTGGATTAAGCCCTACAGCAAAATAAAAAACACCTCTTTTGCCCCCGGAAATATCAGTATTCGCTGGTATGAAGACGGCACGCTGAATTTGGCCGCTAACTGCCTTGACCGGCATCTGCACGAGCGTGGCGATCATCCGGCGATTATCTGGGAAGGCGATGACGCCAGTGAAAGTAAAACCCTGACTTATCGCGACCTGCATCGCGAGGTTTGCCGCTTCTCTAACGTCCTTAAAGAACTGGAAATCAAAAAAGGCGATGTGGTGGCGATCTATATGCCGATGGTGCCGGAAGCGGCTATCGCCATGCTGGCCTGCGCACGTATCGGCGCGGTGCATTCGGTGATCTTCGGCGGCTTCTCGCCAGAGGCGGTGGCCGGACGTATTATCGATTCCAGCGCGAAGCTGGTGATCACTGCGGATGAAGGCATCCGTGCCGGCCGCACCATTCCGCTGAAGAAAAACGTCGATGACGCGCTAAAAAATCCGGGTGTGACTACCATTAATCATGTGGTGGTACTGAAGCGTACCGGTAATGAGATTAACTGGCAAAATGGACGCGACCGCTGGTGGCACGAGCAGATGAACAGCGCCTGCGCGCATCATCAGCCGGAAGAGATGAACGCCGAAGATCCGCTATTTATCCTTTATACCTCCGGCTCCACCGGCAAGCCGAAAGGCGTGCTGCACACCACCGGCGGCTACCTGGTCTACGCCGCCACCACCTTTAAATATGTGTTTGATCATCACCCCGGCGACGTGTACTGGTGTACCGCCGACGTCGGCTGGATTACCGGTCACAGCTATCTGGTCTACGGACCGCTGGCCTGCGGCGCAACCACGCTGATGTTTGAAGGCGTCCCCAACTGGCCGCAGCCAAGCCGCATGGCGGAAGTGATCGATAAACATAAGGTCACGCTGCTGTATACCGCGCCTACCGCGATTCGTGCTTTGATGGCCGAAGGTGATAAGGCGATTACCGGCACCAGCCGCGCTTCGCTGCGTATTATGGGCTCGGTCGGCGAGCCGATTAACCCGGAAGCCTGGGAGTGGTATTACAAAAAAATTGGCGACAGTCGCTGTCCCATTGTTGATACCTGGTGGCAAACCGAAACCGGCGGTTTCATGATTACGCCTCTGCCCGGCGCCACCGAACTGAAGCCGGGGTCGGCTACCCGTCCTTTCTTCGGCGTTCAGCCCGCACTGGTGGATAACGAAGGGCATTCGCAGGAAGGCGCCTGCGAAGGCAACCTGGTGATCGTCGATTCCTGGCCGGGCCAGGCGCGCACCCTGTTTGGCGATCATGAGCGCTTTGAACAGACCTATTTCTCCACCTTTAAAAATATGTACTTCAGCGGCGACGGCGCGCGACGTGATGAGGATGGCTATTACTGGATCACCGGCCGCGTGGATGATGTATTGAACGTCTCCGGCCATCGCCTGGGTACCGCTGAAATCGAATCTGCGCTGGTTTCCCACGCCAAGATCGCCGAAGCGGCCGTGGTCGGCATCCCTCACTCAATTAAAGGCCAGGCGATCTATGCCTATATCACCCTGAATCACGGCGAGGAACCCTCTCCCGAGCTGTATACGGAAGTGCGCAACTGGGTGCGTAAAGAGATCGGGCCCATCGCCACGCCGGACGTGCTGCACTGGACCGATTCACTGCCTAAAACCCGCTCCGGTAAGATTATGCGGCGTATTTTGCGCAAAATCGCCACGGGCGATACCAGCAATCTGGGCGATACCTCTACGCTGGCCGATCCTGGCGTGGTGGAAAAACTGCTCGAGGAAAAACAGGGGATTACCATGCCATAG
- a CDS encoding DUF485 domain-containing protein, with protein sequence MNDAIYARIENSARFKLLVQKRQRFALILTLIMLILYVGFILLIAFAPNWLGTPLHEGTNVTRGIPLGVGLIVISFLLTGVYVWRANGEFDRLTKQILNEVK encoded by the coding sequence ATGAACGACGCTATCTATGCCCGAATAGAGAACAGCGCGCGCTTTAAACTGCTGGTGCAAAAGCGCCAGCGTTTCGCGCTGATCCTCACCCTCATTATGCTTATTCTGTATGTCGGCTTTATTCTGCTTATCGCCTTCGCACCCAACTGGTTGGGAACCCCGCTACACGAAGGCACCAACGTGACGCGCGGTATCCCTCTTGGCGTCGGCCTGATTGTGATCTCCTTCCTGCTTACCGGCGTATACGTCTGGCGCGCTAACGGCGAGTTCGATCGTCTGACCAAACAGATCCTGAATGAGGTGAAATAA
- the gltP gene encoding glutamate/aspartate:proton symporter GltP produces the protein MKGFKISLAWQILIALVLGVIVGAILHNQPEDREWLITNILSPAGDIFIHLIKMIVVPIVISTLVVGIAGVGDAKKLGRIGVKTIVYFEVITTIAIVVGITLANVFQPGTGIDMSTLATVDISKYEATTEQVQSGAHSLVVTILSLIPQNIFAAIAKGDMLPIIFFSVLFGLGLSSLPSEHRDPLVKVFRSVSETMFKVTHMIMRYAPVGVFALIAVTIANFGFSSLWPLAKLVLLVYAAILFFAFVVLGAVARLCKLKITTLMRILKDELILSYSTSSSETVLPRIMEKMEAYGAPKAITSFVVPTGYSFNLDGSTLYQSIAAIFIAQLYGIDLSLMDEIVLVLTLMVTSKGIAGVPGVSFVVLLATLGSVGIPLEGLAFIAGVDRIMDMARTALNVVGNALAVLVIAKWENQFDNAQAEEYEQQLRIQTAR, from the coding sequence ATGAAAGGTTTTAAAATCAGCCTTGCCTGGCAAATACTGATTGCATTGGTGCTGGGTGTCATCGTTGGTGCGATTTTGCATAATCAGCCTGAGGATCGTGAATGGTTAATCACCAATATCCTCTCGCCCGCCGGTGATATCTTTATTCATCTGATCAAGATGATTGTTGTGCCTATTGTTATCTCTACCTTAGTGGTGGGTATTGCTGGTGTAGGCGACGCAAAGAAACTGGGACGTATCGGCGTTAAAACAATTGTTTACTTTGAAGTGATTACCACCATTGCCATCGTGGTAGGGATTACCCTGGCGAATGTTTTCCAGCCTGGCACCGGCATTGATATGTCGACGCTGGCAACGGTGGATATCTCTAAATATGAAGCGACGACTGAACAGGTACAGAGTGGGGCGCACAGCCTGGTTGTTACCATACTGTCGCTGATCCCGCAGAATATTTTCGCGGCGATCGCCAAGGGCGATATGTTGCCGATTATCTTCTTCTCAGTGCTGTTTGGTCTGGGGCTTTCATCGCTGCCGTCAGAACATCGTGATCCGCTGGTGAAAGTGTTCCGCTCCGTGTCGGAAACCATGTTTAAAGTGACGCATATGATCATGCGCTATGCGCCGGTAGGCGTGTTTGCTCTGATCGCTGTGACTATCGCCAACTTCGGTTTCTCCTCGCTGTGGCCGCTGGCGAAGCTGGTGCTGCTGGTGTACGCCGCTATCCTGTTCTTCGCCTTTGTGGTGCTGGGCGCGGTGGCGCGTCTCTGTAAGCTGAAAATTACCACGCTGATGCGCATTCTGAAGGATGAGCTGATCCTCTCTTACTCTACTTCCAGTTCCGAAACGGTGCTGCCGCGCATCATGGAGAAGATGGAGGCCTACGGCGCGCCGAAAGCCATCACCAGCTTTGTGGTGCCGACCGGTTACTCATTCAATCTGGACGGTTCCACCCTGTACCAAAGCATCGCAGCAATTTTTATCGCTCAGCTGTACGGCATCGACCTGTCGCTGATGGATGAAATTGTGCTGGTGCTGACGCTGATGGTGACCTCAAAAGGTATTGCCGGCGTGCCGGGCGTTTCGTTTGTGGTACTGTTAGCAACGCTGGGCAGCGTTGGCATCCCGCTGGAAGGTCTGGCGTTTATCGCTGGCGTCGACCGCATCATGGATATGGCGCGTACCGCGCTGAACGTGGTGGGCAACGCGCTGGCGGTGCTGGTTATTGCCAAGTGGGAAAACCAGTTCGATAACGCTCAGGCGGAAGAATATGAGCAGCAGCTGCGGATACAAACCGCGCGCTAA
- the murQ gene encoding N-acetylmuramic acid 6-phosphate etherase → MSLDLSRMITESRNPASENIDELTTEAMLRVINNEDKKVALAVEAIVPQIAQAVDAITAAFQRGGRLIYSGAGTSGRLGILDASECPPTFGTPREQVVGLIAGGHQAILQAVENAEDKAEMGAADLQALQFTERDVLVGIAASGRTPYVLGALAYAQRQGAMTVALTCNPDSEMARVAQIALTPVVGPEVVTGSSRMKAGTAQKLVLNMLTTGAMIRSGKVFGNLMVDVEATNQKLVQRQINIVRQATDCNADTARAALAACDGHCKTAILMVMGQLSAPEAIRLLAQNQGFIRQALQQALAQQP, encoded by the coding sequence ATGAGTCTCGATCTGTCACGTATGATCACTGAAAGCCGCAATCCGGCCAGTGAAAACATTGATGAACTGACGACGGAGGCGATGCTGCGCGTTATCAATAATGAAGATAAAAAGGTCGCGCTGGCCGTCGAGGCTATCGTGCCGCAGATAGCGCAGGCGGTCGATGCGATTACCGCCGCGTTTCAACGCGGAGGCCGCCTGATTTACAGCGGCGCAGGCACCTCCGGACGGTTGGGTATTCTGGATGCCAGTGAATGCCCGCCAACCTTCGGCACACCGCGTGAGCAAGTAGTCGGGTTAATAGCCGGCGGACATCAGGCCATTTTACAGGCGGTGGAAAACGCGGAAGATAAGGCGGAAATGGGCGCGGCGGATTTACAGGCTCTTCAGTTTACCGAGCGAGATGTACTGGTCGGCATTGCCGCCAGCGGACGTACGCCCTATGTGCTGGGCGCGTTGGCCTATGCCCAACGTCAGGGAGCTATGACCGTTGCGCTGACCTGTAACCCTGACAGCGAGATGGCGCGCGTGGCGCAGATTGCTTTAACGCCGGTTGTCGGGCCGGAAGTGGTTACCGGCTCTTCGCGCATGAAGGCCGGAACGGCGCAAAAGCTGGTGTTAAATATGCTGACCACCGGCGCGATGATCCGCAGCGGAAAAGTGTTCGGTAATCTGATGGTGGATGTGGAAGCCACCAATCAGAAACTGGTGCAGCGTCAGATTAACATCGTCAGGCAGGCGACCGACTGTAACGCGGACACGGCACGGGCGGCGCTGGCGGCCTGCGACGGCCATTGCAAAACCGCCATCCTGATGGTGATGGGGCAGTTATCAGCGCCCGAGGCTATCCGTTTGCTGGCGCAGAATCAGGGCTTCATTCGTCAGGCGCTGCAGCAAGCGTTGGCTCAACAACCGTAA